The following DNA comes from Ammospiza caudacuta isolate bAmmCau1 chromosome 7, bAmmCau1.pri, whole genome shotgun sequence.
tgggttcagggctggaggcaccactgagtacagaagTGACAGGGCTAGATCCAGagatggggaggagatggaggggggcttcaggtaggCAAAAAACCCAGTGCTGAGAAACAAGGAGAccacggccaggtgagggaggcaggtggaaaaggctttgtgccgtccctgctcagaggggatcctcagcacagccctgaagatctgcacataggagaaaacaatgaacacaaaacaagcaaagaatAGAAGAGCACTTAGCACAAGAAGCCCAAGTTCCCTGAGGTAGGATTTGTAGCAGGAAAGCTtcaggatctgtgggatttcacagaagaactggcccagggcattgccacggcacaggggcagggcaaatgtattggctgtgtgcagcagagaatagagaaaggcactggcccaggcagctgctgccatgtggacacaagctctgctgcccacgagggtcccgtagtgcaggggtttgcagatggacacatagcggtcgtagcacatgatggtcagcaGATAAAACTCTGCTCCAATGAAGAAtgtaaagaaaaagagctgagcagcacatccagtgtaggagatgttcctggtgtcccagagggaattgtgcatggctttggggacagtggtgcagatcaTGCCCAGAtcactgagggccaggttgagcaggaagaagaacatgggcatgtgcaggtggtggctgcaggctacagcgctgatgatgaggccgttgcccaggagggcagccagggagatgcccagcaagaggcagaagtgcaggagctgcagctgccgcgtgtctgccaatgccagcaggaggaagtgcctgatggagctgctgttggacattccTAACTCTGGGCATTGTGGACTGTAGAAACAAGACATTGAAAAGCTGAGACCAAGCTCTTGGAATCAACCCTATAGGGTTATTTTAGGAATTCCCTCAAAACTACTTCTCTACCTGTGGGGAAACTTCACTCAATATGTTTATTCTTGAGCTTGGGTTTATGCTCCTGATTTACTGATTCATCTTAAGCACTGCTCTCAGCCTGAACCCTGGGGAAGCCCACAGGGAAAACAGGGCTCCCTCTGCCCCATTGCAGTCAGACCTGCTGGTCCCCACATAGGTGCACTTTGCCGATTCCACCTCCCTCTAGTTCAGGGTGATCCAACTTAAACTGAGCTTGGAAAATTAAGTCGAGTTTTTAAAGACTCCAGTTTAAAAGTCAATTTATCTAagcccttctctctttccctacacagctggacagggagGGATGCCAAGGGTTGGtctggctctctgctgcctcGATTTGTGCCTACTGGGAGTTGTTTCTCTCTATCcaagccttgtccctgccagt
Coding sequences within:
- the LOC131559610 gene encoding olfactory receptor 14A16-like, with the translated sequence MSNSSSIRHFLLLALADTRQLQLLHFCLLLGISLAALLGNGLIISAVACSHHLHMPMFFFLLNLALSDLGMICTTVPKAMHNSLWDTRNISYTGCAAQLFFFTFFIGAEFYLLTIMCYDRYVSICKPLHYGTLVGSRACVHMAAAAWASAFLYSLLHTANTFALPLCRGNALGQFFCEIPQILKLSCYKSYLRELGLLVLSALLFFACFVFIVFSYVQIFRAVLRIPSEQGRHKAFSTCLPHLAVVSLFLSTGFFAYLKPPSISSPSLDLALSLLYSVVPPALNPLIYSLRNQELKEALRKLIVLYFQKHFRTIF